The Populus alba chromosome 4, ASM523922v2, whole genome shotgun sequence genome contains a region encoding:
- the LOC118030328 gene encoding pollen receptor-like kinase 4 isoform X2 has translation MIMNLAAVTTYVVFFSLYIAPMSIHSLYQSKEFFPEEKEALMQIRDSVSSTLDLHGNWTGPPCHKNSSQWSGITCSNWHVVSLVLEGVQLTGSLPPAFLQNITFLANLSFRNNSINGPLPNLSNLVHLESVFFSYNRLTGSIPSECIELPNLKQLELQQNYLDGEIPPFNQPTLTLFNVSYNHLQGTIPDTDVLRRFSESSYDHNSNLCGIPLEPCPVLPPAPLVPSPSPPKAQEVETPKEQQAGDDSSPEGTDKKMPHSQSTEDPERRIELPFFDKNIPVFDLDDLLRASAEVLGKGKLGTTYSANLESGAVVAVKTVKYMNSLSKKEFIQQMLLLGRMRHENLVHIISFHYSKQEKLIVYEFVPDGSLFELLHENREAGRVPLNWAARLSIIKDIAKGMAFLHQSLPSHKVPHANLKSSNVLIHRDRQSYHSKLTNYSFLPLLPSRKSSERLAIGRSPEFCQGKKLTHKADVYCFGIILLEVITGKVPEETSPARNEEKVDDLSEWVRMVVNNDWSTDILDVEILASSAGHDEMLKLTEIALQCTDMEPEKRPKMSEVLRRIEEIDRTNQENE, from the exons ATGATCATGAATTTGGCTGCTGTTACAACatatgttgttttcttttccctaTACATTGCTCCCATGTCTATTCATTCATTATATCAAAGCAAGGAGTTCTTTCCTGAAGAAAAAGAAGCGTTGATGCAGATAAGAGATTCGGTCAGTTCTACTTTGGATTTGCATGGAAATTGGACTGGACCCCCTTGTCACAAAAATTCCAGTCAATGGTCAGGCATTACTTGTTCTAATTGGCATGTGGTTAGTCTTGTGCTTGAAGGAGTCCAGCTCACGGGTTCTCTCCCACCTGCCTTTTTACAAAACATTACTTTCTTGGCTAATCTTAGTTTCAGaaacaattcaataaatggGCCGCTTCCTAATCTCAGCAATCTTGTGCATTTGGAATCTGTCTTCTTTTCATACAATCGTTTGACTGGTTCAATTCCATCTGAATGCATTGAACTGCCAAACTTGAAACAATTGGAGTTGCAACAGAATTATTTAGATGGGGAGATACCGCCTTTTAACCAACCAACACTGACCCTTTTTAATGTGTCCTACAATCATCTTCAAGGCACCATTCCTGACACTGATGTCCTTCGGAGGTTCTCAGAGAGCTCCTATGATCATAACTCAAATCTCTGTGGGATTCCATTGGAACCATGCCCGGTTCTGCCTCCTGCTCCGCTTGTGCCGTCTCCATCTCCTCCA AAGGCACAAGAAGTGGAAACACCAAAAGAACAGCAGGCAG GGGATGATAGTTCACCAGAGGGGACAGACAAGAAAATGCCGCATTCTCAAAGCACTGAGGATCCTGAAAGAAGAATAGAGTTACCATTTTTCGACAAGAATATACCTGTTTTTGATTTGGATGATTTACTAAGAGCATCTGCGGAAGTGTTAGGAAAGGGGAAACTTGGGACTACGTACAGTGCAAACCTGGAATCAGGTGCTGTTGTTGCGGTTAAGACAGTAAAGTACATGAACAGCTTGAGCAAGAAGGAATTTATTCAGCAGATGCTGCTGCTGGGAAGGATGAGGCACGAAAACCTTGTGCATATCATCTCCTTTCACTATTCCAAGCAGGAAAAGCTGATTGTCTATGAGTTTGTACCAGATGGAAGTTTATTTGAGCTGTTGCATG AGAATAGAGAAGCTGGAAGAGTCCCTTTGAATTGGGCTGCAAGACTGTCAATAATCAAAGACATAGCGAAGGGTATGGCTTTCCTTCACCAGTCATTACCTTCGCACAAGGTCCCTCATGCCAACCTCAAATCATCTAATGTGTTAATCCACAGAGATCGCCAAAGTTACCATTCTAAGCTCACAAACTATAGCTTCTTGCCTCTGCTGCCTTCTCGGAAATCATCCGAAAGACTAGCTATTGGCAGGTCGCCAGAATTCTGTCAAGGGAAGAAGCTAACACACAAAGCTGATGTATACTGCTTTGGAATCATCCTTTTAGAGGTCATAACTGGGAAGGTTCCAGAAGAGACTTCTCCAGCAAGAAACGAAGAAAAAGTGGATGATCTTTCTGAATGGGTTAGAATGGTAGTGAATAATGATTGGTCAACAGACATATTAGATGTAGAGATATTGGCTTCAAGTGCAGGGCATGATGAGATGTTGAAGCTGACAGAAATAGCTCTGCAGTGTACAGATATGGAACCAGAAAAACGACCTAAGATGAGTGAAGTGTTGAGAAGGATAGAAGAGATTGATCGaacaaaccaagaaaatgagtag
- the LOC118030328 gene encoding probable inactive receptor kinase At2g26730 isoform X3: protein MIMNLAAVTTYVVFFSLYIAPMSIHSLYQSKEFFPEEKEALMQIRDSVSSTLDLHGNWTGPPCHKNSSQWSGITCSNWHVVSLVLEGVQLTGTIPDTDVLRRFSESSYDHNSNLCGIPLEPCPVLPPAPLVPSPSPPVSPPQSKKRKLPIWIIVLIVVVVALVPLMVMFVFFCCYKKAQEVETPKEQQAGDDSSPEGTDKKMPHSQSTEDPERRIELPFFDKNIPVFDLDDLLRASAEVLGKGKLGTTYSANLESGAVVAVKTVKYMNSLSKKEFIQQMLLLGRMRHENLVHIISFHYSKQEKLIVYEFVPDGSLFELLHENREAGRVPLNWAARLSIIKDIAKGMAFLHQSLPSHKVPHANLKSSNVLIHRDRQSYHSKLTNYSFLPLLPSRKSSERLAIGRSPEFCQGKKLTHKADVYCFGIILLEVITGKVPEETSPARNEEKVDDLSEWVRMVVNNDWSTDILDVEILASSAGHDEMLKLTEIALQCTDMEPEKRPKMSEVLRRIEEIDRTNQENE, encoded by the exons ATGATCATGAATTTGGCTGCTGTTACAACatatgttgttttcttttccctaTACATTGCTCCCATGTCTATTCATTCATTATATCAAAGCAAGGAGTTCTTTCCTGAAGAAAAAGAAGCGTTGATGCAGATAAGAGATTCGGTCAGTTCTACTTTGGATTTGCATGGAAATTGGACTGGACCCCCTTGTCACAAAAATTCCAGTCAATGGTCAGGCATTACTTGTTCTAATTGGCATGTGGTTAGTCTTGTGCTTGAAGGAGTCCAGCTCACGG GCACCATTCCTGACACTGATGTCCTTCGGAGGTTCTCAGAGAGCTCCTATGATCATAACTCAAATCTCTGTGGGATTCCATTGGAACCATGCCCGGTTCTGCCTCCTGCTCCGCTTGTGCCGTCTCCATCTCCTCCAGTAAGTCCACCACAGAGCAAGAAAAGGAAGCTTCCAATTTGGATCATTGTCTTGATTGTGGTTGTAGTAGCTCTTGTTCCGTTGATggtcatgtttgttttcttttgttgttataAGAAGGCACAAGAAGTGGAAACACCAAAAGAACAGCAGGCAG GGGATGATAGTTCACCAGAGGGGACAGACAAGAAAATGCCGCATTCTCAAAGCACTGAGGATCCTGAAAGAAGAATAGAGTTACCATTTTTCGACAAGAATATACCTGTTTTTGATTTGGATGATTTACTAAGAGCATCTGCGGAAGTGTTAGGAAAGGGGAAACTTGGGACTACGTACAGTGCAAACCTGGAATCAGGTGCTGTTGTTGCGGTTAAGACAGTAAAGTACATGAACAGCTTGAGCAAGAAGGAATTTATTCAGCAGATGCTGCTGCTGGGAAGGATGAGGCACGAAAACCTTGTGCATATCATCTCCTTTCACTATTCCAAGCAGGAAAAGCTGATTGTCTATGAGTTTGTACCAGATGGAAGTTTATTTGAGCTGTTGCATG AGAATAGAGAAGCTGGAAGAGTCCCTTTGAATTGGGCTGCAAGACTGTCAATAATCAAAGACATAGCGAAGGGTATGGCTTTCCTTCACCAGTCATTACCTTCGCACAAGGTCCCTCATGCCAACCTCAAATCATCTAATGTGTTAATCCACAGAGATCGCCAAAGTTACCATTCTAAGCTCACAAACTATAGCTTCTTGCCTCTGCTGCCTTCTCGGAAATCATCCGAAAGACTAGCTATTGGCAGGTCGCCAGAATTCTGTCAAGGGAAGAAGCTAACACACAAAGCTGATGTATACTGCTTTGGAATCATCCTTTTAGAGGTCATAACTGGGAAGGTTCCAGAAGAGACTTCTCCAGCAAGAAACGAAGAAAAAGTGGATGATCTTTCTGAATGGGTTAGAATGGTAGTGAATAATGATTGGTCAACAGACATATTAGATGTAGAGATATTGGCTTCAAGTGCAGGGCATGATGAGATGTTGAAGCTGACAGAAATAGCTCTGCAGTGTACAGATATGGAACCAGAAAAACGACCTAAGATGAGTGAAGTGTTGAGAAGGATAGAAGAGATTGATCGaacaaaccaagaaaatgagtag
- the LOC118030328 gene encoding probable leucine-rich repeat receptor-like protein kinase At1g68400 isoform X1: MIMNLAAVTTYVVFFSLYIAPMSIHSLYQSKEFFPEEKEALMQIRDSVSSTLDLHGNWTGPPCHKNSSQWSGITCSNWHVVSLVLEGVQLTGSLPPAFLQNITFLANLSFRNNSINGPLPNLSNLVHLESVFFSYNRLTGSIPSECIELPNLKQLELQQNYLDGEIPPFNQPTLTLFNVSYNHLQGTIPDTDVLRRFSESSYDHNSNLCGIPLEPCPVLPPAPLVPSPSPPVSPPQSKKRKLPIWIIVLIVVVVALVPLMVMFVFFCCYKKAQEVETPKEQQAGDDSSPEGTDKKMPHSQSTEDPERRIELPFFDKNIPVFDLDDLLRASAEVLGKGKLGTTYSANLESGAVVAVKTVKYMNSLSKKEFIQQMLLLGRMRHENLVHIISFHYSKQEKLIVYEFVPDGSLFELLHENREAGRVPLNWAARLSIIKDIAKGMAFLHQSLPSHKVPHANLKSSNVLIHRDRQSYHSKLTNYSFLPLLPSRKSSERLAIGRSPEFCQGKKLTHKADVYCFGIILLEVITGKVPEETSPARNEEKVDDLSEWVRMVVNNDWSTDILDVEILASSAGHDEMLKLTEIALQCTDMEPEKRPKMSEVLRRIEEIDRTNQENE, from the exons ATGATCATGAATTTGGCTGCTGTTACAACatatgttgttttcttttccctaTACATTGCTCCCATGTCTATTCATTCATTATATCAAAGCAAGGAGTTCTTTCCTGAAGAAAAAGAAGCGTTGATGCAGATAAGAGATTCGGTCAGTTCTACTTTGGATTTGCATGGAAATTGGACTGGACCCCCTTGTCACAAAAATTCCAGTCAATGGTCAGGCATTACTTGTTCTAATTGGCATGTGGTTAGTCTTGTGCTTGAAGGAGTCCAGCTCACGGGTTCTCTCCCACCTGCCTTTTTACAAAACATTACTTTCTTGGCTAATCTTAGTTTCAGaaacaattcaataaatggGCCGCTTCCTAATCTCAGCAATCTTGTGCATTTGGAATCTGTCTTCTTTTCATACAATCGTTTGACTGGTTCAATTCCATCTGAATGCATTGAACTGCCAAACTTGAAACAATTGGAGTTGCAACAGAATTATTTAGATGGGGAGATACCGCCTTTTAACCAACCAACACTGACCCTTTTTAATGTGTCCTACAATCATCTTCAAGGCACCATTCCTGACACTGATGTCCTTCGGAGGTTCTCAGAGAGCTCCTATGATCATAACTCAAATCTCTGTGGGATTCCATTGGAACCATGCCCGGTTCTGCCTCCTGCTCCGCTTGTGCCGTCTCCATCTCCTCCAGTAAGTCCACCACAGAGCAAGAAAAGGAAGCTTCCAATTTGGATCATTGTCTTGATTGTGGTTGTAGTAGCTCTTGTTCCGTTGATggtcatgtttgttttcttttgttgttataAGAAGGCACAAGAAGTGGAAACACCAAAAGAACAGCAGGCAG GGGATGATAGTTCACCAGAGGGGACAGACAAGAAAATGCCGCATTCTCAAAGCACTGAGGATCCTGAAAGAAGAATAGAGTTACCATTTTTCGACAAGAATATACCTGTTTTTGATTTGGATGATTTACTAAGAGCATCTGCGGAAGTGTTAGGAAAGGGGAAACTTGGGACTACGTACAGTGCAAACCTGGAATCAGGTGCTGTTGTTGCGGTTAAGACAGTAAAGTACATGAACAGCTTGAGCAAGAAGGAATTTATTCAGCAGATGCTGCTGCTGGGAAGGATGAGGCACGAAAACCTTGTGCATATCATCTCCTTTCACTATTCCAAGCAGGAAAAGCTGATTGTCTATGAGTTTGTACCAGATGGAAGTTTATTTGAGCTGTTGCATG AGAATAGAGAAGCTGGAAGAGTCCCTTTGAATTGGGCTGCAAGACTGTCAATAATCAAAGACATAGCGAAGGGTATGGCTTTCCTTCACCAGTCATTACCTTCGCACAAGGTCCCTCATGCCAACCTCAAATCATCTAATGTGTTAATCCACAGAGATCGCCAAAGTTACCATTCTAAGCTCACAAACTATAGCTTCTTGCCTCTGCTGCCTTCTCGGAAATCATCCGAAAGACTAGCTATTGGCAGGTCGCCAGAATTCTGTCAAGGGAAGAAGCTAACACACAAAGCTGATGTATACTGCTTTGGAATCATCCTTTTAGAGGTCATAACTGGGAAGGTTCCAGAAGAGACTTCTCCAGCAAGAAACGAAGAAAAAGTGGATGATCTTTCTGAATGGGTTAGAATGGTAGTGAATAATGATTGGTCAACAGACATATTAGATGTAGAGATATTGGCTTCAAGTGCAGGGCATGATGAGATGTTGAAGCTGACAGAAATAGCTCTGCAGTGTACAGATATGGAACCAGAAAAACGACCTAAGATGAGTGAAGTGTTGAGAAGGATAGAAGAGATTGATCGaacaaaccaagaaaatgagtag
- the LOC140955511 gene encoding uncharacterized protein translates to MANTESSSNLETSLDHSKESFSNPFFTHHSDHPGLVLISKPLNGDNYSTWKRAMTLALNSKNKLNFVNGSIQIPSAEIDPEGYAAWSRCNDMVHSWITNTLNPEISDSVIYYSTAHEVWEDLHERFSQSNAPRIFEIQRDIACFKQEQLSVSVYYTKLKGLWDELASYSDSLHAAQQDQQKLMQFLMGLHESYTAVRGQVLLMNPFPSIRQAYSLVTQEEKQRLLSSTHTISDSINSAAMAVQGRNNRPIDRGERTHHPVRSQGRFEQDRDNFGGGRRFDNNNDRRNFGPRRGRPQCSHCGDHCHWVQTCYELYGYPTGHPKARNNQGRRFNGGGGGQRYTANHVAANSFKHDERVDDKSFHVAANSSKHTQRVDDRSVGISEFQLKQFLSLLNDKPESSGAKPPAVTKPGLPTIASRNWIIDNGATDHISSSPFNFQRQTNYPLPPVLLPSGATADIVTKGTLPLNSCYYLHDDLATRRMIGLGKQRNRLYYLVKISTKNSMVQPTPPSHQTVCNLTISSTDLWHKRLGHISPKNLSFLAHPPSLPTLTNSTLPPSLPSPTTTTTQPPPILHTYTRRPKSSNPDPPPSCSHNIPSLPRDLPRSPEPPSPPVQVRRSGRHTAPPAKLKDYVCSTVSSHQSSPWQPGSTKGTRFPMSNFISYHRYTPANHLFVGQISSISEPQTYSEAALHPEWQAAMQTELQALQNNGTWTVTHLPSGKKPIGCRWVYKVKLNSDGSVERCKARLVAQGFTQMEGVDYHETFSPTAKIISVRCLLALTAAHGWSLHQMDVHNAFLHGDLTEEIYMSVPQGLRRQGENNLVCRLHKSLYGLKQASRQWFAKFSEAMLSAGFVQSKADYSLFTRKQGMSFTILLIYVDDILITGNDPVNIAATKQFLHEHFHIKDLGDLKYFLGIEVSTSKNGIFVSQRKYALEVIEDAGMTGAAPINTPMEQGLKLSDKGPLLKNANQYRRLVGRLIYLTMSRPDITYAVHVLSRFMHQPRKLHMEAALRVVRYLKGAPGRGLFFSSKNDLRLRAYYDSD, encoded by the exons ATGGCCAATACAGAATCATCATCCAATCTGGAGACTAGTCTAGATCATTCAAAGGAAAGCTTCTCAAACCCATTTTTCACACACCATTCAGATCACCCAGGTTTGGTTTTAATTTCCAAACCATTAAATGGGGATAACTATTCCACTTGGAAGAGGGCTATGACCCTAGCTTTGAATTCCAAAAACAAGCTAAATTTTGTCAATGGTTCGATACAAATCCCTTCAGCAGAAATTGATCCGGAGGGATATGCAGCCTGGTCTAGATGCAATGATATGGTCCATTCTTGGATCACCAACACTCTGAATCCAGAGATTTCAGATAGTGTAATCTACTACTCTACAGCTCATGAAGTGTGGGAAGATCTTCATGAACGTTTTTCTCAAAGCAACGCACCAAGGATTTTTGAAATCCAGCGTGATATTGCTTGTTTCAAGCAGGAGCAGCTTTCGGTTTCAGTGTATTACACCAAATTAAAGGGACTGTGGGACGAACTAGCTTCCTATAGTGATTCTCTACATGCAGCACAACAGGATCAACAAAAGCTTATGCAATTTTTGATGGGTCTACACGAATCTTACACTGCTGTTCGTGGACAAGTGCTGCTGATGAATCCCTTCCCTTCGATTCGGCAAGCTTATTCCCTTGTTACCCAGGAAGAAAAGCAACGCCTTCTAAGCTCGACGCACACAATCAGTGACTCCATTAACAGTGCTGCCATGGCTGTTCAAGGAAGAAATAACAGACCCATTGACAGAGGAGAACGAACCCACCACCCCGTTCGTTCTCAAGGACGATTTGAGCAAGACAGGGATAATTTTGGTGGTGGACGACGGTTTGACAACAACAATGACCGAAGGAATTTTGGACCAAGACGGGGACGCCCCCAATGTTCTCACTGTGGAGATCATTGTCATTGGGTGCAGACTTGTTACGAGCTCTATGGCTACCCAACTGGACACCCAAAGGCAAGAAATAACCAGGGGAGGCGTtttaatggtggtggtggtggccaaCGATACACTGCCAATCATGTGGCAGCCAATTCCTTTAAACACGATGAGAGGGTGGACGACAAGTCGTTTCATGTGGCAGCCAATTCATCTAAGCACACTCAGAGGGTGGACGACAGGTCGGTTGGAATTTCTGAATTCCAATTGAAACAGTTCCTCTCTCTTCTCAATGATAAGCCCGAATCCAGTGGTGCAAAACCCCCTGCAGTGACTAAACCAGGTTTGCCCACAATTGCTTCGCGCAATTGGATTATTGATAATGGGGCAACTGACCACATATCCTCATCACCATTTAATTTTCAGCGGCAAACTAATTATCCTTTGCCTCCTGTATTACTGCCTAGCGGGGCAACTGCGGATATTGTTACAAAGGGAACACTGcctttgaattcttgttattatttgcATGAC GATCTGGCTACGAGGAGGATGATTGGTTTGGGTAAACAGCGTAACAGACTCTACTACTTGGTGAAGATATCAACAAAGAACTCTATGGTACAACCTACCCCACCATCTCACCAAACAGTCTGCAACCTCACCATCTCATCAACTGATCTGTGGCATAAGCGTCTCGGCCACATCTCACCCAAGAACTTAAGTTTCCTTGCTca CCCTCCGTCTCTTCCAACCCTCACCAACAGCACCCTGCCACCATCCCTCCCATCACCGACCACCACTACTACCCAACCTCCTCCCATATTACATACTTACACCCGTCGTCCGAAATCCTCCAACCCCGACCCTCCACCATCATGTTCCCATAACATCCCATCCTTACCCCGTGACCTTCCTCGGTCACCtgaaccaccatcaccaccagTTCAAGTTCGTCGCTCCGGCCGCCACACTGCTCCGCCAGCCAAACTCAAAGATTATGTCTGCTCTACTGTTTCCTCCCACCAATCATCCCCTTGGCAGCCCGGTTCCACCAAAGGTACTCGTTTTCCCATGAGCAATTTCATTTCTTACCATCGTTATACACCTGCAAACCATTTATTTGTTGGTCAGATCAGTTCAATTTCAGAGCCCCAAACTTATTCGGAGGCTGCTCTCCATCCTGAGTGGCAGGCTGCCATGCAAACCGAGCTCCAGGCTCTGCAAAATAATGGCACTTGGACAGTTACTCACTTACCGTCGGGCAAGAAACCAATCGGCTGCAGATGGGTTTATAAGGTTAAACTCAATTCAGATGGTTCAGTTGAGCGTTGCAAGGCTCGTTTGGTTGCACAGGGCTTCACGCAAATGGAAGGAGTGGATTACCACGAGACTTTTTCTCCCACTGCCAAAATCATCTCAGTCCGCTGCCTTCTTGCTTTGACAGCTGCCCATGGATGGTCCTTGCACCAAATGGATGTACACAATGCGTTTCTTCATGGAGATTTAACTGAAGAAATTTATATGTCTGTACCACAGGGTCTTCGGCGACAGGGGGAGAACAATCTTGTTTGTCGCCTTCACAAATCCCTATACGGTTTAAAACAGGCATCTCGACAATGGTTCGCCAAATTCTCCGAAGCTATGCTTTCTGCTGGTTTTGTTCAGTCAAAAGCGGATTATTCGCTATTTACCAGAAAGCAGGGTATGTCTTTCACCATTCTCTTAATATAcgttgatgatattttgatcaCTGGAAATGACCCCGTGAACATTGCTGCTACTAAACAATTCCTGCATGAACATTTTCATATCAAAGATCTtggtgatttaaaatattttcttggaattGAGGTATCTACTTCAAAGAATGGAATTTTTGTTTCACAACGAAAATATGCGTTAGAAGTTATTGAGGATGCCGGAATGACAGGTGCTGCTCCTATCAATACTCCTATGGAACAGGGTTTAAAGTTATCAGATAAAGGTCCCCTACTCAAAAATGCAAACCAGTATAGAAGATTGGTGGGTCGGTTGATTTATTTGACTATGTCAAGACCAGATATAACATATGCCGTGCATGTTTTGAGTCGTTTTATGCATCAACCCAGGAAGCTTCACATGGAAGCAGCTCTTAGAGTTGTGCGATACCTAAAAGGGGCACCCGGCCGGGGGTTATTTTTCTCCTCCAAGAATGATTTGAGGTTGAGAGCCTATTATGACTCAGACTAG
- the LOC118030244 gene encoding uncharacterized protein encodes MGGQCAHFGTRVMRSSKLLTHFTSNSRSSSTASFAGLARTSTSTTPSANNHTDPAKDDDQQQPLQSHKIVNTLYNLKNQPHVAFSIFSHLTNPDIPAYAAIIRILCHWGLHKMLHSIFLHLHHNNNDFTSFDISHLLDMLSLPHHIDIDLEKEDTVKHRSSFLIQVYDALVKSYVTAGMLDEAINALFQIKRRGFLPHIFTFNYLMNKLIANGKVDAALAIYKQLKSLGLNPNDYTYSIIIKAFCRKGSLVEASNVFQEMELCGVIPNAYAYTTYIEGLCANQRSDFGYQVLQAWKEGNIPIDVYAYVAVIRGFCNEMKMDRAEVVLGDMEKQELISDARCYSELIRGYCKAGDLSKALALHNDMESKGIKTNCVIVSTILQYFCEKGMHSQVVEEFKRFKDLRIFLDEVSYNIVVDALCKQEKVDQAVALLDEMKGKQMDMDIMHYTTLINGYCRVGKLVDAFRVFEEMEGKGLKPDVVTYNILLAAFSRRGLANEALKLYEYMKSQDLKPNAITHNVMIEGLCIGGKVTEAEAFFCNMEDKSIDNYGAMITGYCEAKHTEKASELFFELSEQGLLMDRGYIYKLLEKLCEEGEKDRALWLLKTMLDLNMEPSKDMYGKVITACYRAGDMRNAEAVFDILRKSGLTPDIFTYTTMINVCCRQNHLSEARNLFQDMKHRGIKPDLVTFTVLLDGHLKRVHSEAFARKRNEVNLAASNIWKEMQNTEIRPDVICYTALIDGHCKVDRLEDAIGLYDEMMYRGVEPDIATCTALLSGCRNRGDVDMVLTKLNLINLTSVKEM; translated from the coding sequence ATGGGTGGGCAGTGTGCACACTTCGGGACACGAGTAATGAGGAGTAGTAAACTCTTGACCCACTTCACCTCTAATTCCAGATCCTCTTCCACTGCATCATTTGCTGGCTTGGCCAggaccagcaccagcaccactCCCTCTGCTAATAACCACACAGACCCCGCAAAAGATGATGACCAACAACAGCCATTACAATCACACAAGATAGTTAATACCTTATACAACCTTAAGAATCAGCCTCACGTTGCTTTCTCCATCTTTTCCCACCTCACAAACCCCGACATCCCTGCCTATGCTGCCATCATTCGAATCCTTTGTCATTGGGGTCTCCACAAGATGCTCCACTCCATTTTCCTTCATCTTCACCATAATAACAACGACTTTACTTCTTTTGATATTTCCCATTTGCTTGACATGCTCTCTCTCCCTCATCATATTGACATCGATCTTGAAAAGGAGGACACTGTGAAGCATCGCTCTTCTTTCTTGATCCAAGTCTATGATGCCTTGGTCAAGTCATATGTCACTGCAGGCATGCTTGATGAGGCTATCAATGCTTTGTTTCAGATCAAAAGGCGCGGATTCCTGCCCCATATTTTCACCTTTAACTATCTCATGAACAAATTGATTGCAAATGGTAAAGTGGATGCGGCTTTGGCCATTTACAAGCAGTTGAAGAGTTTGGGTTTGAACCCCAATGACTACACCTATTCCATCATCATAAAGGCCTTTTGCAGAAAGGGCAGTTTAGTGGAGGCCTCAAATGTCTTTCAGGAGATGGAACTTTGTGGGGTCATTCCTAATGCTTATGCTTACACAACTTATATTGAAGGACTCTGTGCAAATCAGAGGTCAGACTTCGGATATCAGGTGCTTCAAGCATGGAAAGAAGGCAACATTCCTATTGATGTGTATGCTTATGTGGCTGTAATTCGTGGATTTTGTAATGAGATGAAAATGGACCGAGCAGAGGTTGTCTTGGGAGACATGGAAAAACAAGAGTTGATTTCTGATGCGCGTTGCTATAGTGAATTGATTCGTGGATATTGCAAGGCTGGGGATCTTTCGAAAGCCTTGGCACTCCACAATGACATGGAATCAAAAGgtatcaaaacaaattgtgtCATTGTCAGCACAATTCTCCAATACTTTTGTGAGAAGGGAATGCATTCCCAAGTGGTGGAAGAATTTAAAAGATTCAAGGATTTAAGAATTTTTCTAGATGAGGTTTCATACAACATTGTGGTTGATGCTTTATGCAAACAAGAGAAAGTGGATCAAGCTGTAGCATTGCTGGATGAAATGAAGGGTAAGCAAATGGATATGGACATTATGCACTACACAACTCTAATAAATGGGTATTGTCGCGTAGGAAAGCTGGTTGATGCTTTTAGGGTATTTGAGGAAATGGAAGGAAAGGGTTTGAAGCCAGATGTTGTCACTTACAACATACTTCTTGCTGCCTTTTCTAGGAGAGGCCTTGCAAACGAGGCGCTTAAGCTCTATGAATATATGAAGTCACAGGATCTAAAACCTAATGCTATTACACACAATGTGATGATTGAAGGTTTATGTATTGGAGGCAAAGTGACTGAAGCTGAAGCATTTTTCTGTAACATGGAGGATAAGAGTATAGATAATTATGGTGCCATGATTACTGGGTACTGTGAGGCTAAACATACTGAAAAGGCCTCTGAACTTTTCTTTGAACTTTCAGAACAGGGTCTTCTAATGGATAGAGGTTATATCTATAAGCTACTTGAAAAACTCTGTGAGGAAGGTGAAAAGGATAGAGCTCTTTGGTTACTTAAGACAATGTTGGATTTGAATATGGAACCTAGCAAAGACATGTATGGTAAAGTCATTACTGCTTGTTATCGGGCTGGAGATATGAGAAATGCAGAGGCAGTTTTCGACATTTTACGTAAGAGTGGATTAACTCCTGACATTTTTACCTACACAACAATGATAAATGTATGTTGCAGACAAAATCACTTGTCAGAAGCCCGCAATCTTTTCCAGGATATGAAGCACAGAGGAATTAAGCCTGATCTAGTTACTTTTACTGTTTTGCTGGATGGACATTTAAAGAGGGTACATTCTGAAGCATttgcaaggaaaagaaatgaagtaAATTTGGCTGCTTCAAATATTTGGAAAGAAATGCAGAATACAGAAATCAGACCAGATGTTATTTGTTACACAGCTTTGATTGATGGGCATTGTAAGGTAGACAGACTTGAGGATGCCATAGGCCTCTATGATGAAATGATGTATAGAGGAGTAGAACCTGATATAGCAACATGCACAGCTCTTCTGTCTGGCTGTCGTAACAGGGGAGATGTTGATATGGTACTTACAAAACTGAACcttattaatcttacatctgtCAAGGAGATGTAA